The sequence TGCTGCGTCCCGAAACAGGGGAGAGGCCCTGCTCTGAGTGAGTGCCTAGAAAGGAGCTACGTAGTCCTTGGTTAGTGTGTCGGTtggcttcctttttatatacactcactggccactttattaggtacacctgtccAATTGCTTGtcaacacaaatatataatcagCCGATCTAATGGCAGCAACACAATGCATTTAGACGTTgccaagacaacttgctgaagttcaaaccgggCATCAAAatagggaagaaaggggattaaagtgactttgaacgtggcatggctgttgatgccagacgggctggtctgagtatttcagaaactgctgatctactgggattttcacacacacaactatctctagggtttacagagaatggtcctaaaaaaagaaaatatccagtgagcggcagttgtgtggacgaaaatggaTTGTTGATGAAAAGCATAGATCCATCCTGctttgtatcaacagttcaggctggtggtggtgtaatggcgtggggggcattttcttggcacactttgggccccttagtaccaattgagcattgtttagacgcaacagcctacctgagtattgttgctgaacatgttcatccctttatgaccacggtgtacccatcttctgatggctacttccagcaggataatgcaacACGTCACAAAGCtaacatcatctcaaactggtttcttgaacatgacaatgagtttgACTGTACTCCaacggcctccacagtcaccagatctcattctcatagagcacctttggggtgtggtggaacgggagatttgcaccatggatgtgcagccaacaaatctgcagcaactgtgtgatgccatcatgtccatatggaccaaaatctctgagaaaTGTTTCCAGCGTGCCACAAAGGCAGTtctgggggcaaaagggggtccaatctggtactagcaaggtgtacttaataaagtggccaggtGATGGTGCCCTCCTGACCCCTAAATAAAGGTGATGCTGTACCACtgatatttaaataaagttgatgccACCCCCTGACCTCCATAGTCATGCTGTCTTCTGACAATGCAGTTGCCCATGAGATTGATCGTGAAACATTGCTGAGTTTTCTAATGCTAAAGcaagaaaattttattttttgggtagACCTGATGGTATCTGTGAAATGTTGTGAAGACTTCGACGATCAAAGATTGAGACTTGCATTATTGATAGTATTTAGGTTTGCACTGCTATACTGTGTTTTGCACTTTACTTTATTGacccataattatttttttattgtgctgtATTTATTGAAAGATGTTAGAAATATTGGAATGTTACTCTTTTATTTCTCTCCCATCTCAAAGTGTttgcctttttctgtttttattatttattaacatttgatatagttatatattgtaatttttgttttgggAATCAAAACACTGCTGCATGTTAGAACTAAGTGACCTTTAATCATACAGCCCATGTACCACATTTAAAGAGGTCCTTAAGAAGTCAGCATTAACTAAACACAGGGAAAGCTTGCACAAAACCTGCGTACATGGCTATCATAATTTGCAAATTCGTTTTTTTGGGAAGCCTCTGTGAGATGCTCCGAGCCTGGTCCCATTGTTTGCAATGGAACCATTTATTCAGACTGTCTACAGTCTGTAGTAACAGCAAGTTTTCTATatgaaaaaggttaaaaatcgGTCTTTTGGACCAATCAGTGAATACTCCAAATTTTAATTTCAtctagtgaatagacctcattGTCATTTAATTATAATTCATTTCTATTGTTGTAAATTGTATTGTCTATATCATTTTGCAGTCTGACTCTTTTGCAAACTGCGCACTGGAAAATAGAAGCCGGCCACATGAATTCTTACTTCTTGGATTCACTAAAGAAAGAGATATCAGCATCTTGCTCTTCCTGTTTTTTATGGTGGTCTATATGATGACCCTCTTGGGAAACATAACCATTATTTCACTATCTAGAATTGACGAATCTCTAAGAACgcctatgtatttttttctcaataactTCTCCTTCCTTGAAATAGGCTACACCACTGTCACTGTACCCAAAATGCTCTTTGATTTGTTATCTGGAAACATGGCTATATCATTTAACAGTTGCCTCACTCAgatgtatttctttttcctttttggcACTACAGAATTCTTCATTCTGGCTTTAATGGGATTTGACCGTTACCTGGCCATCTGTAACCCGCTTCACTACACCAACATCATGAACACACGGTTCTGCTACAAGCTCATCACCGGATCTTGGTTAGGCGGTTGTATGGTTCCAACCGTACCCACAATTGTACTTTCTCAAAAACCTTTCTGCGGCTCCAAAACAATCAACCATTTCTTCTGTGATGTAGGCCCATTGATAAAAATATCATCCCCTGACACTTTCTTCTTAGACACCATAGTATTAATGGTGTCTGCCATCGTGGTCCTTAGTTCGTTATTGCTTGTTACAGTGTCCTACGTTTTCATAATATCTGCCATTCTACGAATATCTTCTTCAGTGGGACGTCGTAAGGCTTTCTCAACATGTGCTTCACATTTTTCAGTAGTGACTATTTTCTTTGGAACGGTTATATTCATGTACCTAAGACCATCCTCTGGTGACAACTATGAATTTGACAAAGCAGTTTCTGTCTTTTATTCAGTTGTCACACCTGCATTAAACCCTCTTATATACAGCTTGAGAAATAAGGATGTGaaaatggttttaataaaagtaatccATAGGAAAGGGTACCCTATGAGGAAATACTAGACTTACTAATTACACTAAACAAAAGGCTTTCTAAAGCTTAGCCGTGATATAGGCTTGCCCCATTGATCTGTAAAGTGCTGGCTGGCTGTATGTAGGATATGAAAACTAGCATTTACTTAAAACGGAACTTGATACATTCATAGCTCTTTGCGTAATTAAATGCACATTTCTGTAAATCACCATGCTTTTTAAATCAGTAGATgtgctttccttttaaaaaggCATATGACTTACATCAGCTGTGACAGAATAAAACCATTAAATACATTCCCTGTCTTATCGCTCCCTAACCTCCCCTCCACCACTCTAATGAATCCCAAAACCAACAACTGAGAAGGGGAGCACTAACCACGGTGCGCATGTAAAGTTGGTTTTTACTAGTACATGGTACATTTAGAAATGCTTATCTTTAACCCCATTCCAcaaagtgtatgttagtgtactGGTGAGCATTAATTTTCCTGCCTGAGCTCATCCATATTCACGTTATTTGCACAATTTCCTACATTTACTTTTTAGCAACACCCACGCAAAAAAATGGGAAGGAGCTCAAGGAGTTTCAAGTTTAGTACACATTGTTTTCTGTAGTAAAATGGTtcccaaataaattattttttatcaaatatttgTCTCCACTGGTTTTGCTACTGTCCCTGTGGTACCGCAAAGGTAGGATTTAGTATATTGGGTATATGTGTGCAACAGTTCAGGACCATGGTGAACACCATTTTGGCTGGGAGACATAAGGTCAGCATAGTACAATATAATACAGTATGAAGCTGTATAGTTCAGCATGTAAAAGCTATACCATATGGCAGCCGAAGATATTTTGACTTTAGTCACTAGTAGGATCGGCAATATGTTATTTCCCCAGTTGCCTTTCCTAAATGCAGGGTTTGTACCTTCTTTTATGGTTCAGTTGTTGATAGCCTTCAAGTCAAGCAAACAGTTCTGTTTCTTATTATATTAACAGCAATATCTTTTGGCTATCACACACAATGAAACTGTGCCATAAAGTAGACTGATTGGATTAGAAAATATTAGACTGATTATTAAACATTACTCAGAGTCACACTCAAATGATTATCATAGCAGCTTTCAGGATTCAAAACTCAACTCCAGAAaattaaagcattaaaaaaatagtccaACATCCCATACAGCCCTACCAACAAGTACATGTAAACAAATACCTtctatgaaggaaaaaaaaaaaaaaaaacgcaaaacatCCTTTGGAGAAGCCGCAGCACAGCTTCCTCGAATTTGCAGAAAGGGGAGATCAGCAAAAGTAATTtcttatattactttatttgaTAATACTTTTAACAATGGTATTTATGCTTGCAAGGTTGAGATTTAAAGATGgcatatatatttgtacatgCCTGCACAAGCAGTTAAAAGAATCAATTTCAGTAATTCTCTCATTTAACATTCTGTGCTCAGGTATTAGTCTAATGAGGGAGCTCATGATGGACCAATTTATAATGTGAGCCACAAGATGGGCATCGGTGGAGTTCTCCTTCGTGGACCCAAAACCAAATGATTGCTGAATTATCTTCTTCACCTGggttaaggggaaaaaaaaaatttggtgtgATTTAATTTCCATAAAAAGCTTTAGCGAGTGCCAagatatctaaaaatgtttactaCTCGTAATGCCCAAGAACAAGACTACACTACTGAATGAGACAATCTCATCTAATGACTGCTCCACAGAtatgacatttatatataacatttttaaaaccaaactattttaaaaaaaaaagaatcgaGACAACTGCTGTTCAACCTTAAGAGTTTCCTGAATTGGAGAGTTCCTTATCAGTACAGAATATTTGAATCCCCTTTTGAGTTAGGCTTTGTGTAGTAAGCACTATTTTTATCTTTACCAAAGTTGCCGATTTGTGACAGAGCATGGTGGAAGTCATGACTCCAACATCTGTGCAGCCCCTCAACTCAGTAGTGAAGAAGGAAAGAAGGAAGTGAAGAAATGAAACATGGAAAGCTTAGACTGGGGTCTTGTGGCACAAAAACTACATGTAAAGGGATTGGGTAAATGGCTGAAACTGTGGCTACGTCCTAAGGTTCCAGGATTTTTACTTTTGTAGTGGTGGCAATGGTGCCTGAGAGGCAGAGTTGTGGTGAAAGTTTGATATGGGTTGTGTTCAAAACAGCACACACAGCAGTGAGCATGTGAGGTTCTCTGTTCTGTTAGCAAGTCTGATTAATATGACACATGTGCAAGGCTATTGTGCTAAAACATATGAAAATACTGTGCAGAGATCCCCAAGGTCACCTATTGCACAACAAACCAGAAGCCCACTGAGCAAGGGTGAACAAGTGGTGCAAAGGGagactccagccatcacatgcactttgATGCAcatgagaggtccctttacattATCATGGTGTCCTCACCACAAATAcatgaggggattctgcagaatcattCCATAGGCTGCTGCAAGGAtgcaatcagtggcaagaatagttGCACCATAGAAGGAGGAACGTTCTCCCTAAGGTTTTTTAAACCCAAGATGACAGGGAAGATCAGCCATATGTTTCACTCAACTTATTGTGAGAATATCATACACttctagaaaacattttttaaacaatcaATGGGGCATCTAAAGCATCAgagaaaaaagtgcaaatttCATATATCCGAAATGGTAATATATTTCTAGAGAATGTCTAAGGTATGGAAACTGAATTATGGCAGCATAAGTGGTTTTTTGGCAAAGTCTGTTGCAGCTTGTATAGAGCGCTAGCCATAATTTGACAACAGTTGTAacaaaaattatgtattttaggcTTATTTAGCCTCCTACAATTGATGAGTACAAGTGTTTTGGTATCTTCCTGCATctttccccccctcccccaatttCTGTTATGTCCCTGATGAAATACAACTGTTTGTGGTCTGCACTTTATGAGAGTTGCTTTGGTTTTCTTCCTTGGACTACCTGCAAGAAGCCAAACATCCGAACTTCCAATATCTGTTTGAGTGGATGTTATGTTTAAACTATAACCAAATGAAAATGCCCTTctacttacacacacagcccACAATTCTCTTTTTGTTGATTGAAGGCACAATGTGAGGATCTTCTTTGGTTCCCAGGTAGGATTTAGGCTTAAGGATGCTGTATGGGtccttaaaattaaaattataaagaGGTCTCAAATTAATCTTATAAACAATTGAAAGGTGCATGTTTCTTTACCATGGCTTTTGTAATACGTTGCAGGGCTGGTATGCCTGGGTCCTACTACACTGTCCTAATAGAGGActgattttggattttttttttttttttttttacagctacCAGTCAAGAAACCTACAACCTCATTTTCtcaacaaagaaaataagattatacacacaaattatatatatttcagtagaGGCAATAGTGACATAACTGTTGCTTTAAGCAACAAGTAATACTACCCATTTAATTGTTCTTTATCCTACTTTACAGGATCCTAACCCTCCCTAATTAAATATGAGTTTGTAGTATACAGCATAAAacgttttattacattttaatcgtATTATAAGCGTAATGCAGCTGGGTTTTCATACCATTCCTTTACTCAGAGATTGTATAGCTTTCCTCTCCAGCCCAGTTGCTTGCTGCTCATCAGTGGGAACGCCTGCAAATAAAATGAAGGCTATATAGGAATCCCCATCCAATAACCAGAGTAAAGCAACGCTCAGTTCTCACATTTTCATGAGTACCCAACAGCTTCAACTACACAGAGCCCACCTGATCTTTCTATTGCTTTGCATCAGGAGTCATTTGTATCAAGTGTACTAACTGTGTAGCCCatgccatttaaaaataaaaatccgcCATATAGAAGAGTTGGCACACGAACTATGGACTTGCTATATAAACCATACAAACTTACTATGGATCATAAATTAGGATTTAGGATTGCCAAAATTAGACAAAGGCAAGGCATATGTTTAACATGAAGCAGTAATTTTTACTTGGGATACATAAACTCTGTAAACATTCTTCTGCATTTCCTCAGTAGGTACTGCcttggtaaaaagaaaaaaaaaaaaaaaaaaagtaaaacgtAAACTTAATAAACTAGTAACATAAGCCACATATGTGTTTGCTTTAAAGTTTGGGGTATTTGCAAAGCAAAGGTATCCACCGCTAAAACATGAATTCTATAAAACGGAAAATATTTGAGTTTTTAgtcaaataaaactgcacactCTGCCGCAGTAAGGCGCATTTCAGCATGTGCTTTGTACTTCAGGCATTTAAGGGGTTATTCTTTGCAACAGATGGGCCGTGCCTAGTAATCTATATTATCGGTTCTCTACTTTATAGATATACACCGTGCCAGTTTGTGCCCTCGATGTATCGTTTGCAAAGTGTACATAATTTATATTCCTTAGCGAACATAAGGAAGACACAAGCAAGAGGTTGCATTGATCTATACGGTATTCGCCTAGCAAAGCGGACAAGCCACtgattattattaacccctgaGCTTGTGTAAAGAAATACCGTTCTGTGATATTttaaaatggatatatataccAAATTGCTATCATAGATTCTACATGCATACATTGCCTTAAACCCTTTGAGGGTTAAACACATGCAAGTATTTATCGTAGAACATACTTCTAAAACGCTTGATCGACTCGACCAATGCAGCCTAAATATTATTCTGCTTAATTAGTATAATAACCTAAAAAGTTAGCTAATGGTCAAAAGCATGAAGCGGTATAGACTGCAAAGCAGGTTTAGGAGAGGAATACAGCTGCTTTTTAATGTTAACTTGGCAGACATCACTTGATGACTAACAGCTCCTTGCTTCAGTATCTTTAGTGGGTTGAGGGCCTAGgatcaataattatatatagaatacagCTTTAAGAAGAAGGGCAAGGTCATGCTTACAGCAAGCAAGCGGTCACATATAAGGAGCTGGGTGGCACCTTGGAACACACTGGGTATTGGGGAGGAAGTACGTGCAGCGCTCACACTAAGCTCAGTATAACAACTGCAATGACCTCAACACTGCCCTTCGCGGGCATACATGGTAAACATGCTGCAATAACACGTCACGTACTCAACGGTACTATACGCTGCATACCCGACAACATATACGGCCCGTTTACTTAATACGGTTCACCGTTTTAACTCACAGAAACACACTGCAAACCATTTTAAAGGCAGCACACAGGGTAATTATACCCACCCCCACCACTCATTGCTCTAATACAGGGTCTGCTGAAGCACATCATCCTGCGAGCAGCCGCAGCCCGACTGAAAACTTGACAAAGTCTCCAGGAAGCCATGTCGTctaccaaataaaataaaaacaacgcAACAAGCTTCTGGGTCCAAACTACAGGTGGGCGCGACAACTGACAGCTTTATAACTCCCGACCAAACCAATAGCACGCAGCTAGGAGGGGTGAGCTGTGTGTCAGACGGGAAGGGCGAATGTTCGTTCGGTTTGGCACGCACCTGATCGGCCCAATAAAGCAGCAGCGGGCGTTAAAGCATTactatgtgtttttaatataattctTAAAACAATTGCTAATATTTGCAAGGAAACCCGCgataatacaaatgtaatttaCCTGTACATCTTAACCTCTTCTTTACTGAGGGTATTTTGTACCTAAgactttttttacataaagCTTTTCAACCgtaattatgcttttttttatttttcgggCACACACGCaaattatatttgtttcatAAGGACagatttcttttgattttttttagatgtatagtctaacatttagtatgaataataataataataataatatgataatgaaaatatttgagaaacattttttctaaaatttCCTATGGTTGTCCTTAAACTTGTTCAGCTGACCAAAATACCACAAAGTTAGGGGCCCAATAGGCCCAAGATGGAACATGCAGGTAACctttacctttttttgtatctgtgattgagggaatgaatgagtatctgtgaatgagggaataaatgaatatctgaatgaatgaGAATCTGTAAATGGCTattaatgagtgaatgaatgtttgtgaatgagtaaatgaattaatgtgtgtgatagcatgaatgtgcatcTGGAGGgggagcatggcacagggaggctgtttgaggctaggataccacatggaggctgtttgaggctaggatgccacaggcaggctgtctgggggcaaagatggcaaatcctaTGCCTTCAATCTGGGTGTTTGGCAGATCTTGTGGATGCAGTCAGGGTGtcagggctgacatgatactaaagggggcaaCATGCAAGGGTGTGGGGTAATTCACcagggggtgctggctgggggcatcacataaatcaatactaaagggggctgGGTGGTGGAATAATTATACAATATGGAGCTGAGGGCAATGTACAATGGTGTGGAGTCATTAGGGTGACGACATAGGCCAGGTTTTCCAGGATgcatataacttttacatattgctgaccagcccagataaaatgctgccctgcagaaTGGTGCATGTATAGACTAAAGGAAGGGAAGGGTggcggtgtggcagagcctgtcttggtatatgtgtttgggtgtataCTGTAGGTAAAAATTGAACTATTAAATGTTTACTTATTCAGAGATAAAGCAccttcctgaatttgtagtcacttcagaggataAAGCATTCTAGgaccagaaatcagtgagaggaaatgttttgtgttatttactctatttcaatctgcattttgattaaaaaggattagcactaaattgtggcttcaggtgtcccatgtatgatgacttttttgtgTGTACTGATGTACCCTCAATTCCATCACATTAAATTATatcctatatttttttatctcatggacCAAACATGTCCAAAGgacttgaccagcacccaaattgcaCACACGGGACTTGCCCAAGCACCCCAATTGTGCACACGGGACTTGCCCAAGCACCccaattgcacacataggacttgccccaatACCTACAGTGCCTCCTTAGGTCTTGCCCAGCATCCAAAGTGCACACATACGATTTAACCCCAGCACCCAGACCTCACATatgacttgccccagcacccagattgcacccacaggattTGCACAGCACACATTGCATGCATAGGATttaccccagcacccagattgcattcaCAGGACTAGCCCCAGCTACCAGATCagacacataggacttgccccagcttCCAGATTGCATCACACCTgtcattatctcttccctttctcctcatctctcagtatctctcttctttctcatctctcacttttctctttatctctcttctttctctaccCTCCCCTTTATCTTTATCGACCCCTTTTCTTTATCTCCCCTCGTTGTCCCCTTCTCTCTATTTAtcccctgtctctctcctcTTCATTACCTCTCACCTATATCTCTATATTTATTTCTCCATATTCTTATTATCTATTCTATACTATCTgtttctcccctttcttctcATCTCTTACCTATCTTCCTGAAACAGTGacagctgttatagctgcaaaaggaggaccaactacatattaatgtctatgtacttaGAGTGCACTGTCATAAAAGTCATACACTGTAGGTGTAAGGGTCAGGTGGGTTTGGTTGATATTCAATTAAACGCCAATTAAATTTTACCATATTACgtggtcacacacacacaaatgtttacacatacacattccttatacacatacattcatacatactcaCTTTTTTACCCTCACTTGCTGCCTCCCTCTCGCAGCCCCCCTTATCTCGCTGGCAGCTTTCTCTTTGGCTTCTTGCATTCCTTTTCACCGCAGGGTCACGTAACTTCGCCTGCCTGTGCATTCGAGAACCTCGACAGATACATCGTCTATCATCCCAGCAACAGACGAAAACTGCAAGTGGAGCAGAACTCATGGGCCGATGGAGCTAGCACTCGTGTGGCTGAGAAGTTCCATTGGCAAGTGCAGGAGAGGCTCTTCTTCTTCGGCCCACACCCTTTGGCCGAGAATGTTCAAGCAATATTGGCTTCAAAAGAGGGGAAGTtccggacccccgtaggtaagcggtggggataaaagaaaaaaaaagaagaggtgcCAAATGCCACTCTACGGGCCTCGGAAATCGTAAACTTGTGTCTGAAAACCAGAGGCGCATGTAAGCCCTGCAGGACGTGCCCGCTTCAGAGAAAGTATTTCTGCAATGGGGGAGATATTTGACAGGCCCTTTGGGGTGAAGCCCTCGATGTGTAGTGCCAATACCTGGGCAAGTACCTCCCCGATCCATGGTAACGTATATAGGACCAGGTAGAATCCTGGATATTTCCTGGATATATCTCCTGGGAAAGCAGCCCAGGGAAGATTGGATAATTGACCTGGAGTGGCTGTTTCATATAGAGGTTGACCTGGACAACCAATATCAGGCGCTGCACAGGTTTGCAGCACAGAAGCGATACAGTCCAGAGGAAGAGGGCTTTCCTGAGGGTGATGGTTTTGACAGTCCCAAGTTATTGTGGAAGAGTTTCGAGGAAGACAGCAATTTAGGAATTGACTATGAATTGCGGTTCTGGAAAATTTGGGACACCAGAGAAACCCAGCTAGATCTTGAAGTAGTGCCAGAGCCGGAACCGGATTTCAACGGTCAGGAAAGCTAACTGTAGCGGATATACCCATTTGGGGTACCAAGATCCGTTACCTGGACAAAATGGAACCTTCCCATTCCCTGTTCCAAACTTGacattttcatcttttattTTGAGAGGCTTATGTCTCATTTGGGTGTGTTTAACAACCCATCAGCACAAAATAGCCTcacaaaagtatttatttttggagagcggacaacccagggtatttcccATTTGAACACATCAATTGGTGGGACAGGGCAGCTTCCTAAATTGCTAGAAAACTCTGAATATCAAACATGCATAAGAcaaactggtacagaaggagaaaaggtCCTAGCTCTTAAGCTTTTAGGAGGTTGAGGGAGAATGAGACAGATGGAGAGGAGCTGCTTGGGCAGTTGATTGTAGCAGTGGCCACACGATAAGCCAATGGTCTGGAGATCTCAAAGATAGACCGTTTCTTTCAGTTCGAATAGTTATAGCACGGATGCGATCATGGTAACGCAAGGAGGAGGAATTGATAACTGGAGGAAATAAGCAGGTCATGGGCAGAGTAAAGAAGGCAGTCAGGAGATATAGGGTCAGGAGCCTCAATTTTATTATGGATGGTATTGGGGACCATCAGAGGAATTTGCAGTGGGAGAAAAGATGAGGAGTGGTGAGATAAGAACATAAGTCTGACAAAAGGTGTTCACGGGCAGTTAGTAGGGAGCTGTATTTATATAGGAATGAAGTAGAATTTTTAGTACCATTCGTTCATGTTATCTTTCAGTAGAACCTTCCCTTAAAAATTAGGCCAAAATATAGGAGAACATATAATCTAGCTTGATTGGACCTGTAATGATCAGTTTATATACAGgtacaccatttttttttttgaaagggtATGAGACCCTAATATCCTTCTAAACCAAATAATTGCATAATAATGCAAAGCGTACCTCTTGGCAGTTTA comes from Spea bombifrons isolate aSpeBom1 chromosome 11, aSpeBom1.2.pri, whole genome shotgun sequence and encodes:
- the LOC128469242 gene encoding cytochrome c oxidase subunit 5B, mitochondrial-like; protein product: MASWRLCQVFSRAAAARRMMCFSRPCIRAMSGGGVPTDEQQATGLERKAIQSLSKGMDPYSILKPKSYLGTKEDPHIVPSINKKRIVGCVCEEDNSAIIWFWVHEGELHRCPSCGSHYKLVHHELPH
- the LOC128468240 gene encoding olfactory receptor 6C4-like; amino-acid sequence: YIILQSDSFANCALENRSRPHEFLLLGFTKERDISILLFLFFMVVYMMTLLGNITIISLSRIDESLRTPMYFFLNNFSFLEIGYTTVTVPKMLFDLLSGNMAISFNSCLTQMYFFFLFGTTEFFILALMGFDRYLAICNPLHYTNIMNTRFCYKLITGSWLGGCMVPTVPTIVLSQKPFCGSKTINHFFCDVGPLIKISSPDTFFLDTIVLMVSAIVVLSSLLLVTVSYVFIISAILRISSSVGRRKAFSTCASHFSVVTIFFGTVIFMYLRPSSGDNYEFDKAVSVFYSVVTPALNPLIYSLRNKDVKMVLIKVIHRKGYPMRKY